The Raphanus sativus cultivar WK10039 chromosome 6, ASM80110v3, whole genome shotgun sequence sequence AGTGTCCCCTGTCTTCTTCCTCCGTAGCCATCCCAAAAGTGTGCTTCACCGCGTCAGCTGCACCCATAGCCATCTGCTTCACATGCTCTCCGGTCTGGCTCAAGAACCCACCGGTCTTGTCTCTACCCGCTTCAGCGGTCTCTTTCGTGTACTGAGCCGCGTTTTGCGCCGTCTCCTTTGTGTACTGAGCAGCGTCTTGAGCCTTTTGCTTCATGGATTCACCTGTCTCCGACAGATAGCTCCCGGTCTTGTCCTTTGTCTCACGGGCTTTTTCTTGGGCTGTCTGGGCAGTTTGAGATGTCTTCTCTTTTGCTGATTGGGTAGTTTCATGAGCCTTTTGCTGGGTAGTTTGGGCAGCTTGAGATGTCTTGTCTTTCGTTGCCTGGGCCGTCTCTTGAGCCTTTTGTTGGGTCGTTTGTGCAGCTTGAGATGTCTTGTCTTTAGCTGCCTGGCCAGTCTCATGTGCCTTTTGTTGGGCCGTTTGGGCCGTCTGGGAGGTCTTGTCCTTGCCTTCCTCAGCCTTGTCCCTCATTGCTCCCATAGCTTGTCCTGTCTTCTCCTATTAGTACACAACCAAATCATCcttataagttttatttttttcatccttataagttataacttgTAAACAGAATGAGATTtacatatacaaatatatagtatacaCATAGCTATTCTTATTACCTGAGTCTTGCCACTGGTCTCCCCAGCTTTGTAGCTTTGTTGGTTAGAcgccattttttcttttttttcaaatgtgtAAAATATGAAGCGACAATTAGAGCTTTTGCAAAAGTATTTGTTGCTGTGTAGAAACTGTGTATTGTCTCTCCAAACCACCGGGACATTTGTAGTGTGTCTTGGTCGGTTGGATAACAAGCCACGTGTAAGCATATAAGACACGTGTATAGCTGCATGGTGTGTTGAGATTAAAGCTAATTAAATTAGGAGTATGGGGTGTTGTACTTTGCGAGAGTTAGTATGCGGGTTCTCGATCCTATACGTGTTGTCCTCTGTGGTTGCGACACATCATGGTTAGTTGAAAGATGCTTGATACGTGGTGACACCAGAACTGTCGTCACCGCatgttataatatttaatatcgATATGGCTATCTTCATTTTTGTTCTTCGCTGTGTATCGGTCGTTACGTGCATGTTCCGTGACCGTGTCAAATAATCAAACCCTTTAGTGTTctgaaataaaaatttgaaaatatcaaaGTAGTCACCCAAAACGAGCAACTTCGAGGTTAGTTCTTGAACTACGTACTCACCTCCACATATGATTAGCCTTGTTAGATGTGTGACAACTAGCCAATGAAATACAACCCACGTTAACTCAAATGATGATATGATGCACGTTGAAAATACTAACACAAATGTTAGACAACATATACGTAGTCAAATTTGAATGGCGCCAATACATATGATACTATAAGTTTATAACGGTAAAAAGGAAGACGATGAGTACTTCAACAACGTATCAAACACCGGCAGCAAATAATCAGAATCACAGTTGCAGCTTAACTTTAACTTTAATGATTGATCCCATCTATTTTATTACAAACCCACTAATGTTTTACCAATAGTTCAATAAGTTtttgtattttgctattttataTTGTTAGTTTCTTGATTTTTCTCCTTATTTATCTTTATCTACAACCATTTTATTGCATTGCCGGTTTAACATCGAGAATCCCTTGCATAATCTATCTATCATCaactaaataaatgaatataataaaatataagagaAAAGTAAGAAAACTCTTTTATCTTTTAGAAACTCAGACTACATTTATCTCACAATCAATGgtttaatagtttaaaaataaaaaaattgaataaattatACTCTGAGAAATGTAAATCCAACCTTAATTAATATGATCCCTTTTaaaaaagaacacaaaactAAATTCATGTGGATCAGTCTCTTATTAGTATTAATCGgtcaataaatatatagttgaaTATGGATTCAAACAATCCCAACAATTATCAGAACGGTTTGATGAAGATATGTAAAAAGACCAAAATACCATTCGAGTAGAAATGAAAaccttcaaaaaaaaagagatttgtgACAGAACTAGTTAGAAGATCATTGAACCTGTAATGTTATGGAAAGAGAGCATTCTCAAAAAACACCTCAAAATAACCTTGTGATTAATACAAGATGGATACCAAGATAATTTGTTGGAGTAGAGGTACACACACAAAGTGTGTGGTCATTGGCTTGAGGGGGAAAATGAGATATGTCAATCTAAGTTCCATATCATTCTTCTTTTGATCATCCGAACCAGGTTCTATCGTGTTCCATACTTCATGAACACGAAGTAATATCTTCATCCTCATCAACCAAACTGTATAGTTTGTCGATAACAACACATGACATTGGATGGATGCTGTTCTTCGTGCGTAGAGTCTAAGTCACATCCGCCATCTTACTCATGCGATCTCTTCTTCACAAGCACTAGGATCTTAGTTTCAATTTAAGCTTAGATCTGAGTCTCCAACGTGAGGCTATGATACCAATTAAAATCTCTAGAAACAAAGAGTGATAAGAACAACTTTTCTTATTAGCTTTAGAAACTACTCAAAAACTAAAGCTCTCAATGCTTCTCTTAGATTTCTTGATCTTTCTCTTAGATCATATCTTACTCTTATTGAACACTTTTCTTATTAGCTTTAGAAATTATTCAAAAACTAAAGTTCTCAATGTTTCTTTTTGATTTCTTGATCTTCTCTCTTATGTCATATCTAATCTTATTGAACACTTCTTTACTAGACCTCTATTTAtatgaaagatatttttttttaacatttgagATATGAAAACACAAAATGAACCTAAATAGAAAATtgcattttcttatttttaaatatttccttaaacaTGTGAAATATGAAAACACAAAATTAACCTAAACAGAAAATTGCATTTTCctatttctaaattttctttttatgtttatcTCTTAACATATTAAACaccaattaatattaattgttaaGTCTCCACAAGTTTGGAATTATCCAACATAGTCCACAAATTTgctaaatttatattaattgcTTTTTTATCATTGCTGATACTTTTATAACCCACAAATTTTTACCGGTTACCTAaatgatttagattttttttttttgttattcttaCATGCGAACCATGTTTATTCAGTGGACATTTTTACATAGAGTAGCTGATTGATCTATACTATTTTTTTGGTTAGACTGCTCTAGACGCTATCGTCAACTTTCACTTTGATGAGGAGTACTACTAATAGTAATAGTCATGCAAAATGTGATCAATTGAAACGTGAACTTGAGAATAGATGAAGAATATGGCCCTAAGGGGTATATAGCCATAACTACAAAAAACTCTCTTTTGACAAAACGCAGATGAAGCGAAGATCCCACTTCCGGATGCGGGATGCCGGAAGGGCGGATCGAGCCACCATAAACGACCATAGTGAGCCACCCCACTTACATGTTTTAAGTTCATTCAGATATGTTAGccatatattttgtaacatttaattcattttagttataaaaaaacattttgctATTATTAAAATACTGTTGAATAGAACTTTCTAAGTTCTTATCAGTTATATTTTGGGCGTTCGAGAGCAAATAATAAAGGTTTTACTATGGATTCTTcttatagttttataaaattatatgtaaattagaaaatcaaaagtaaaaatgaaagagGGTGAGAGGTGATGCATGGATGGGAGTCCCAAAGAGAATCGAATCAGCTCAGTTCCTTTTTCTTGTTGCCCACTTTACTCTTCTCCAAGAGAATGGACTCCAGATATTGTAGTAGTTTCCCCTTCTTTTACCTGGCTAATTAttacagaacaaaaaaaattgtatttggAAGATTGtcaaattttcatttgttttaattagtttttaaaaataaatatgggaATAAACAGCGAGAGATATAAAGGGAAATTAAAgtgagaaataaagaaaaagatggTCAAAACGAAAACATCGAAGGATTATTCCATCACCATCACCCAAATTTATCTTTATTGAAACTCTCTATTTTGCTTCATCCCTTTTGATTTTCcctttatcttttcttttcccctctttttatgtttttgacctataattaattataatttttcaatttttggtTATCTCGTTTCTATCCAGTCCACTCTTGTGCAACAGTTTGATGTTTGTCATGGTTTTGGACTTAATCGTGTGAAGATGctctttaaaaaaatcataagagTGAAAACTTTGTTTATCAGCATTTTCTTtgttatatgctatatataataacattttgGAAATGAtgtcaaacaaataaaattggaagattatatattagataacaATAAATTTATCTGACTAACAACCTTTTATTTACTTTGCTACTGCccgaaaatgatatttttatatttttataaagtcaTATAGTCTTTATCTATTAACTTGACccaaattttacaaatttaatcAATGAAAACAAAGGTGGTCGAACAAAAGATATAAACGAAactatacattaatatatttttattttattcatgatCTATCGTGAAATGATGTGAATTTTCAatattatatcttttaattatattgttagatataaaattaacattGAGTAGCCCAAAAAATAACATTGCTAAGAATTTGTTAGcacaaattgtttttatttatctttaacTAACATATAATTCGACATAGTTTAattttcagttatatatatgattattgttAACAGTTTcagttatatatattctttagaCAATTATACAGATTTCAATATTTGAAGTAGAACAAAGAAAGAGTACGTACAAGCtacaaacataatttttatagaGAGATTTGTTAAAATCAACCCAATTATTGATTGTAACATTAAAATAGTTTTCATATATAATCAAATGCAAACCAATTTAAAAAAGAGTGCTAAATCTATTTATTaatctttataataaaaaacagAATGTTATTTTACAGTTCTATTCTTTGTAAATCTATAGGtaacaaaaaaatctacatATTTGTAAATCTCTTACACAGTATACTATGGCAAATCTTAGCATCCAATGTACATCACCACATGAATCAGCTACATCTTATCAACATCCATTATTACATTGATCATTCTGTTTTAggaaatatatagatattattacGTTGCCGCTAAGCAAAGGAGAACTTGTATTATAAAATGctatcaaaagaaaagaagcacGAAGATAGTGaatattcaaaattcaaaagtaacATAGATTTTTATTCGTGTCTCGGATGTCGATTCAGCTGCCTCCTTAAAGTATAAATGAAAGAGACTTACCATAATGTAATTGAGAGACTAAGCCACCTTTTCTATATCAACCAAAAGCTTATACCACGTACAAGATGCCGAATCGATTCTCTATTCAATTGCATCTCTTTATTATATGTACACCTTTATCtcatttcatttcatttgacatttttcttttttctttttgtgtctAACCGAGACCTTAGAAGGTGATAATTCTCACgcggtcttttttttttttttttgatcaattcTCAAGCGGTCTATATGACTATATTTCAAGAAATgaatatgattttgtatattaagATGTGAATTTGACATGTCTGGTTTATAATGTTATTTACTAGGTTGACTCGTGTCTTGCACGGgatgaatattatatataaattattttatgtataatataCTTTTAACATATTATGAAATGATATATATTgtagaattaaaaaatttagtaattGTTACGTATAAAATTAAATTGGTGTaaacacataaataaatttcatttattcaaacaaacaatttctctattttgatcattttatttatgacaaaaattcaaaattgctaataaccaaaacaatttgtgaaatgtttttttagtaatttataattttaaaaccattcaatgcaaagtttaaaatataaaaattaatttgtcaatatttgttcatttttttctcaaaaaataaagcaaatttcgaaattaaaatagttatgtatctttatattgtatataatttatttaaactatattaatatattataatatatatatatattaaatagacttcgtatttatataattatgtaatcatttgtattttttataacataaattttaaaccatgaatcacaaaaaaaaagtgaaatttTTAACaactttagttatttataatcgtttttaaaaatcatataaaaaatctaaatttttattatataatttatatagtttttcaatttattttaatgagttataatttatgaaatgaTAGAGAATAGACTAATTTTACGTGTAAAAttagtctctttttttttgagcaaacgAAAACGTGTAAAATTAGTCTATTCTCTATCTTTATGGATCATTCTGTTAATTTCAATCCATAGCTATAAAATCAAGCCATGTTGCGGTTGCGTGACATTGACTCTACTAAAAATTAAACCTAGGATACACATTAACAAGTTCCGTGAAGACTCTAGTACCTTGTCAAAACATGAAATTATGTGAATGGGTTTTCAGAGTTTatatatcttctttcttttgcataatttttattgatatgcATATGTGTTCAATTTTTAGTTGTAGATCTTACTAAAAAAAGATCAgtgatatatttaataattttattattaaatatgatatatttattatgatttttattatatttaataatcagtgaaaaaaaagaagtatattTAATAAACACAAATTTATGATAGGTAGAACGGCCACTAGCTagctaagttttgttcataTATAGGCAAGTAAATGATGAGCTTCCTTGGTGTTGAAGCATATAACCataaaattataacatatagtTATGAATTGCATTAGAGATAGAGGGTCCAAAAAGGTACCAGTCAAAGAACTTTTGTGTAAGAGCAAGAGGTTAACAAGATCTCTTTCTTTTAGTTGGGTGTGGGCTCCTTAAGTTGTTTGGTGGCTTCTTGTCACTCTTAATTTACTTAAAATTACGTTATGCTTTGACCCGACATTCTTACAAAGCaatattttatgatttgattatataaaactgaaactaaaatttaaatttataactatcaTATGAAACTTGAAGTGACCCAGAGACGATTAAAAATAACAAGGGGTGGCTACATATATAAGAAACAGGTCAAGGGAAATCTTTTGTTGAGTTTCTCTTTGGGCTATAAACAGTCTTTGCGTAAACGaaagttcatttttttttgtaactggtaAACGAAAGTTCATTTGAACTAATAAATAACATAGGTCGAGTGTTTAGAAAAACATTGGTcgaatttttataattttagtttgcaaatttttacaattttagtttatttttttcaaccCCGGAAATTTCAGTTTTTATATAAAGTTAGTTGTGAACAAATTAAACTGAATCATATAGTACTAGAAGAGGTATATATCATGTAAATATCTCATATTACAACAAAAACTCAAAGCCATGGCAAAAGCAGTTTTatccatattttaaaatttcaagctattttcagaaaattgccaaaacggaacaaaaattcagcatagTTGTCCCTAtggtataaaaccatcatttagttgttcttttagtataattttttcataatcccaaactaactcttgattaatctaattaaacacattaagctaatataatttaaaacaaataataattaaaaacgtttaaaaagagaaaataaaaataaaaacttttaattttttttaataaaaatagactttgtaaaaataaaaataaatttatagtttttttttgaaagaatgttaatttatttcaaCAAAACTTTTTTACATCATGTGTAACTttgttttagagtttaagaaagaaaaagaaactagaAACTAAGAAAGAAAACCACTTAATCTCTCACTAGCTATTGTGGCAAATTTtacagtttttaataaaagacattaaataaacttattaaaaacattttacaaatttttattttataaaaagttttaaacgtttttaataaaaatttgttaaataaaaattttaaacttttataaaaataaaaataaaatttacaaaaattttttataaaaactttaaactaactttataaaaaaacattttacaaagttttatttttataaaaagtttaaaaacggttataacatttttaaattttatctaacttttaaataaaaatagaacttttaaaaatgtttttaataaaacgtttaataaaaataaaattgtaaactttataaaaataaaataaaactttacaaaaattgcaaataatttaaaacaccacatattatatagatatgtatcatagagaacaagaatttgtgaaaaaaatcaaaagaaaaactatggaaaaaccatagattaatgaagaagacaagagagaatcattttttaaaaaacttttgacaagtaaaatcgaaataacacattttaggaagttagaatatttttaggagatttttagaatatttccttaactgaaattttcattatttttgcaaaaatcagataatcttatccgtagaagacgccttctaaaagtttagaagattgacaaaaatctagaacacgctttctacttttagtagacggaagagtacattttagaaaatacattccgcgaaatttagaatacttaataaaagtagaagatacTTCCAGAcgaaagtagatagctttagaattagtagaatgcgcattccactttttagaaaattagtaaatagtagaatgtacgttttaaaaatagtagatgaacatgtttattttagaaatcactttctactataccattttcctagaaggcacattctacctttagtagaacgtattttcaaatttttttttattaacttttgaaaaaagaaaaaataccagcttgtgtatataggtgttttattaattgtttatatttttaatattttttttgattcacaaaagtatttttttcattactttcagaaatacaaagcgtagaaaagagaaaaattggacaaaaaaaataattataccaAAAGGACAAcaccttatttttttttctctattggcaattttcctatttatttatatactaggtgattttcccgtgctcatgcacggatataaatacttataaagtaaatatattataataatttatttacattattataatttattaattttaaatttttgactattttgttatttatattataatcaatATGCATGGTTTATTTTATGTAgcattatgttattttaattagatgtataattttggatatataatatctcgattgtttggttattatttggatatatcaTATAACATTTACCGTTTCAATTCaactaagatattttttatacaaattaaaattttgatttttttttaaattttcatgtAGTTTGATTCTTAtcttagatttatatatatttaataagattatgtataatttaatgtatatgttgttttgataattaaatagtaaaaataaactgaaaGTGTCGATCAATTCAaagttacataaataaatataacaatgaTACTTAATTgcaatagttggttaatatatttataaaattattgagaatttcatatttatttagtaatatgTTGAGTcgttctataatttatatataaaaatatcactataagtgaaaatatattattttttgtttactgtttgactttttgtaaaaaaaatggaTTGGTTTAATTACTCATTTATTGGTATTTCGAGTTACATATGAATCAAATTCAAGTATAATTATTTCTAatctatttcaaccaaatcatattaattgtattcattgcatttatttggttttcatcttagatgtgtatatatatttataattttctagtTGTAAATAGCCCcaagaaaatgttaattttataggacttagtaatttaatatatgttaattttgaaaaataaaattatcaaaataaagtaattatatgtacaaaatttcataaaaacataaatgataCATTCTAAAAAGAAAGATTAACTATTTACTAtcatatcaagattattttctaaatttcctttttcataaaatcacattatatttaaaaatattttcgttttaagttttataaatattcactttatcatatatgttatttgaagATTATAAAAGGGAACATAAAAAGAAGATTACATTAAATTTTGTTCACTAAAGATATCTTAATAtcattatttatgttatttaaattattttttaataatttgagatATAGATTGATTTAGATAAAATGCttcatacttttaaaatatatattatgttgtttaagGTTGTGTTTTAAAAGGGGAATTTGTTTCTTtcatttaaaatcaagattattttgtaaaatttccttattatgaattacactatatatttttcgtttttaaaatttaaaattttcttttatataagttatttgaaaaaaaagtaaaaggaaaccttaaataaaaaatgaaaaataagataaaataaatatttaataataattagatatatttaattcattaagggtatcattgtaatcaaccaccgtgagagttaacgtgagcgcgacacgtaagaaactgacttttcaaataatattatagagattatccttttctcttcttttgcgaAAGTTTACAATGGAGGTGAAGAAAACGAAAaagtaattattatttaattaaattttattttcataaacgAGACACCAGTTGTTCTGTGTTCTATATAAGCACATCCTCTTCACAACACCCCTCTAAAAGCCTCGTGTCTTGTTTTCTTTCACTAAACACATAATAATTAAGATAGTTTCCAAGTTCTCCAAGGTCAGTCTCTTTTTCTTATTTCGTAACTATTTGATTAAATTAGGTATTGAATGAATATAATAAGATAAAGCAGATAATACATATCCACTATTAATTTCTACCTAAATATATAGCTTTTAACCATACAATTGATTTCTTTGTCCTAACTTTTAAAGAAAACAAGAGTTCAGTACATAAGAAATTCATTTTCATTAGTTGCATGGTACTTAgcatctttttgttttctttcgaATATAGATTTATCTAATagaatattcaaatttatatgcaTCTCTTTTTCTTGTAACAATGTTTTTATGCATCTCTTTTTCTTGTAACAATGTTTTTATGTGTATGTAACAGAAATAAACATAAGAGCACGCATACAAGAACCTATCGAAGATGAGCAGACCCGGAGACTGGAACTGTAGATCATGCACACACCTCAACTTCCAGCGCCGTGATTCTTGCCAGCGATGCGGTGACTCCCGTTCAGGTGCCGGGGGAGTCGGTGGCTTAGACTTTGGTGATTTCGGCGGCAGAGGTATGTCTGCTTTCGGATTCACCACCGGCTCCGACGTTCGTCCAGGTGACTGGTACTGCACCGTTGGAAACTGCGGGACTCATAACTTTGCCAGTCGCTCCACCTGCTTTAAATGCGGCACTTTCAAGGACGAATCCCTCGGTGGGGGCGGCGGCGGTGGCATCGGCGGTCCCACCATGTTTGACACTGACGTTATGCGGTCTAGAGTCTCCGGTAACGGTGGCCGCTCCAGCTGGAAATCCGGCGACTGGATT is a genomic window containing:
- the LOC130496977 gene encoding transcription initiation factor TFIID subunit 15b-like, giving the protein MSRPGDWNCRSCTHLNFQRRDSCQRCGDSRSGAGGVGGLDFGDFGGRGMSAFGFTTGSDVRPGDWYCTVGNCGTHNFASRSTCFKCGTFKDESLGGGGGGGIGGPTMFDTDVMRSRVSGNGGRSSWKSGDWICTMLGCNEHNFASRMECFRCNAPRDFSMRTSF
- the LOC130495955 gene encoding late embryogenesis abundant protein 76, with the translated sequence MASNQQSYKAGETSGKTQEKTGQAMGAMRDKAEEGKDKTSQTAQTAQQKAHETGQAAKDKTSQAAQTTQQKAQETAQATKDKTSQAAQTTQQKAHETTQSAKEKTSQTAQTAQEKARETKDKTGSYLSETGESMKQKAQDAAQYTKETAQNAAQYTKETAEAGRDKTGGFLSQTGEHVKQMAMGAADAVKHTFGMATEEEDRGHYPGTTTTTTGTTRSTDPTHHTYERK